The Euzebyales bacterium genomic interval GAAGGAGAACGACAGGCCGTCATGGCTGCGTGGGGGGAGTGGATGGAGAAGGTGGGGTCCGCGCTCGTCGATGTCGGTGCGCCGCTGCAGGCAGGTACCTCCATCGTTGACGACGGATCCGTGGGCACGCCGACGCCGCTGAGCGGCTACTCGATCGTGGAGGCCGACGATCTCGGCGAGGCACAACG includes:
- a CDS encoding YciI family protein, translated to MYKGDATDAADMMEGERQAVMAAWGEWMEKVGSALVDVGAPLQAGTSIVDDGSVGTPTPLSGYSIVEADDLGEAQRLADGHPYLSEGKGDYAIDLYELLPVPM